A window of Rhododendron vialii isolate Sample 1 chromosome 11a, ASM3025357v1 contains these coding sequences:
- the LOC131307373 gene encoding adenylate kinase, chloroplastic-like: MACCSLSFPVTVKARSPSPPTSGALASSPSCTYSSRSSSHSRSFQSSSFSTHSTRSLSLHCDGTLIRRPPEFLVVSSGNKPEPLKVMISGAPASGKGTQCQLITQKYGLVHIAAGDLLRAEISSGSANGKRAKEYMEKGQLVPNEIVVMMVKERLSRSDSQENGWLLDGYPRSLSQATALKEFGFQPDIFILLEVAEDNLVERVVGRRLDPVTGRIYHLKYSPPENEEIGARLTQRFDDTEEKVKLRLQTHHQNVESVLSMYEGITVKVNGNASKEDVFSQIDNALTNLIEQKNSTLGSMAA, encoded by the exons ATGGCTTGCTGTTCACTGAGTTTTCCGGTGACGGTGAAGGCAAGGTCTCCGTCGCCACCGACTTCTGGTGCTCTAGCCTCGTCTCCCTCTTGTACTTATTCTTCTAGATCCAGCTCACACTCGCGCTCATTCCAATCGTCGTCGTTCAGTACTCACTCTACCcgctcactctctctccactgCGACGGAACCCTAATCAGGAGGCCTCCCGAATTCCTG GTTGTGTCATCAGGCAATAAGCCAGAACCTCTAAAGGTGATGATATCTGGGGCTCCTGCTTCAGGTAAAGGGACTCAGTGTCAGCTCATCACTCAGAAA TATGGTTTAGTTCATATTGCGGCTGGAGATTTATTGAGGGCGGAAATTTCATCTGGGAGTGCAAATGGAAAGCGAGCAAAGGAATACATGGAGAAAGGACAATTGGTCCCTAACGAAATAGTTGTCATG ATGGTGAAGGAGCGCCTTTCGCGATCAGATTCTCAAGAAAATGGTTGGCTTTTGGATGGATACCCAAGGAGCTTATCTCAAGCAACTGCACTTAAAGAATTTGGATTTCAGCCAGACATATTTATCCTTCTAGAA GTGGCTGAGGACAATCTTGTCGAGCGAGTGGTTGGGCGTAGGCTAGATCCTGTTACTGGCAGGATATATCACTTAAAGTATTCTCCGCCGGAGAATGAAGAAATTGGTGCGAGGCTTACCCAGCGCTTTGATGACACAGaagaaaag GTAAAATTGCGATTACAAACTCATCATCAAAATGTGGAGTCGGTGCTTTCAATGTATGAGGGCATAACCGTCAAG GTCAATGGAAATGCCTCCAAGGAGGATGTATTTTCTCAGATTGACAATGCCCTGACAAACCTTATTGAGCAAAAGAACTCTACATTGGGTTCTATGGCAGCTTGA
- the LOC131307368 gene encoding serine/threonine-protein kinase-like protein CCR4 gives MAFLSKIPFSIIVLALCLFLFFSLLQPIHSLSTVAISENSDQTLVCAVTPSPSDRQLSHLNCTSFPRGITSFPRGIQIPMSPLNSSISGIVAGNGFVCAVRSQTSPSIMGCWRFSPAAVYPKEEWPYKRIYHGLPIDDLSAGNSHICGITSGGLECWQWEEFNSTIPDFQNFTSLAVGGDFVCGLSELGNIKCLTRPENNNNNTVNGHEPSGNYSVIAAGFRHACAILVDNGSLQCWGDKAGENPPEGEFTTLALGENRSCAMRPNGTVTCWGENNFGLPERLSSTYFIGIEAKQSVFCGIKSYDFSLLCWGNDIFENLNFTVLDNVVPGPCRGACPCTPLPGCGSFCSQGQMICEPCASKSSPIPPPTKSLPIPPPPSQRTTGHGGGGWNRKMVAFLVVGCVGSVSLLAVCCFLFFRYCNVRGCRVHDSGPLDMEANTRPQPPPAAAPAPVLEKKLSHLVSMGNGSHLEEFPLHLLLKATNNFWDDHKTGTGSFGSVYHAILDDGREVAIKRAETMAASSQGGATKRQQDDKDNAFVSELEFLSRLNHKNLVKLLGYCEESDELILVYEYMRNGTLHDHLHNLEGSPLMSWPARIKVALDAARGIEYLHVYAVPQIIHRDIKSSNILLDDTWNAKVSDFGLSLMSPQDEVSHLSLRAAGTVGYMDPEYYRLQQLTPKSDVYSFGVVLLEILSGYKAIHQNEYGMPRNVVDFLAPYIIQEEIHRVLDPKVPPPTPFEIEAVAYVGYIAVDCVMPEGRHRPTISEIVNSLERALAACSPPSPQLSRSTTGSITEIGNSLERAQAAGSPPPPSGPPPSPQLCRSTTGSST, from the coding sequence ATGGCTTTTCTCAGCAAAATACCCTTTTCTATCATAGTTCTAGCCCTCTGCCTCTTCTTGTTTTTCTCCCTTTTACAACCCATTCATTCACTTTCCACCGTAGCCATATCCGAAAACTCGGACCAAACGCTGGTTTGTGCAGTGACACCATCCCCATCTGACCGGCAGCTTTCTCACCTTAACTGCACCAGTTTCCCCAGAGGAATCACCAGTTTCCCCAGAGGAATCCAAATTCCTATGAGTCCACTGAATTCCTCCATTTCAGGAATCGTTGCCGGAAACGGATTCGTTTGTGCTGTACGATCACAAACCTCTCCCTCAATCATGGGCTGCTGGAGATTTTCCCCTGCCGCGGTGTACCCCAAGGAAGAATGGCCCTACAAAAGGATATACCACGGTCTGCCCATCGATGATCTGAGTGCAGGAAACTCCCACATTTGCGGTATAACCAGTGGCGGCCTCGAGTGTTGGCAATGGGAGGAATTCAATTCCACCATACCTGATTTTCAGAACTTCACATCTTTAGCCGTGGGAGGAGATTTTGTTTGTGGGTTATCCGAATTGGGAAACATCAAGTGCTTAACTCGACCagaaaacaacaacaataatactGTTAATGGGCATGAGCCAAGTGGTAACTATAGTGTGATTGCAGCAGGCTTTAGGCACGCTTGCGCGATTTTGGTTGATAACGGTAGTTTGCAGTGCTGGGGGGACAAGGCAGGGGAGAACCCGCCCGAAGGTGAATTTACAACATTGGCCTTGGGGGAGAACAGGAGCTGTGCCATGAGGCCTAATGGAACAGTGACTTGCTGGGGAGAAAACAATTTCGGTTTGCCAGAACGTTTGAGTTCCACTTATTTCATTGGGATCGAGGCGAAACAAAGCGTTTTCTGCGGGATAAAGTCGTATGATTTTTCCCTGCTTTGTTGGGGTAATGACATTTtcgaaaatttgaattttaccGTGCTAGATAATGTGGTTCCGGGTCCATGTCGTGGCGCGTGTCCGTGTACGCCTTTGCCTGGCTGCGGCTCCTTTTGTAGCCAAGGCCAAATGATTTGCGAACCTTGTGCAAGCAAAAGTTCACCGATACCACCGCCGACCAAAAGTTTACCGATACCACCGCCGCCATCCCAGAGAACCACTGGGCATGGCGGTGGTGGTTGGAACAGGAAAATGGTGGCTTTCCTGGTGGTCGGATGTGTTGGGTCTGTGTCGTTACTGGCGGTgtgttgtttcttgtttttccgGTATTGCAACGTTAGGGGATGCCGTGTTCACGACTCCGGCCCGTTGGATATGGAAGCCAACACCCGTCCTCAACCACCACCAGCAGCAGCACCCGCACCTGTTCTAGAAAAGAAGCTGAGCCACTTGGTTAGCATGGGAAATGGGAGTCACTTGGAAGAATTCCCTCTCCATTTGCTTCTCAAAGCCACTAACAATTTTTGGGATGATCACAAAACTGGCACGGGCAGCTTTGGGTCAGTCTACCATGCTATACTCGATGATGGCCGCGAAGTGGCCATCAAGCGAGCCGAAACAATGGCCGCCTCCTCCCAAGGAGGCGCCACCAAACGCCAACAGGACGACAAGGACAATGCGTTTGTAAGCGAGCTCGAATTCCTATCGCGCCTCAACCACAAGAACCTTGTCAAGCTATTAGGGTATTGCGAAGAAAGCGACGAGCTCATATTGGTGTACGAATACATGAGAAACGGCACGCTACATGACCATCTGCACAATCTCGAGGGGTCGCCCTTGATGTCGTGGCCAGCGCGGATCAAGGTCGCGCTGGACGCAGCCAGAGGGATCGAGTACCTCCACGTGTATGCGGTCCCACAGATCATCCACCGCGACATTAAGTCGTCCAACATATTGCTAGACGACACGTGGAATGCCAAGGTGTCTGATTTCGGACTTTCCTTGATGAGTCCCCAAGACGAAGTGTCTCACCTCTCGTTACGCGCTGCTGGCACAGTAGGGTACATGGACCCAGAGTACTACAGGTTGCAACAGTTAACCCCTAAGAGCGATGTTTATAGCTTTGGTGTGGTACTGCTGGAGATATTATCGGGATACAAGGCGATTCATCAGAACGAGTATGGGATGCCGAGAAATGTGGTTGATTTCCTCGCTCCCTACATAATTCAAGAAGAAATCCATAGGGTGTTGGATCCCAAAGTGCCGCCTCCAACGCCGTTTGAGATAGAGGCAGTGGCGTATGTAGGCTACATTGCCGTGGATTGTGTGATGCCAGAAGGTAGACATCGACCAACGATATCAGAGATTGTAAATAGTTTGGAAAGAGCCCTGGCTGCTTGTTCTCCACCTTCGCCGCAGCTGTCTCGGTCCACAACTGGGTCGATAACGGAGATTGGAAATAGCTTGGAAAGAGCCCAGGCTGCTGGTTCACCACCTCCGCCAAGCGGCCCTCCGCCTTCGCCGCAGCTGTGTCGGTCCACAACTGGATCTTCAACATGA
- the LOC131307374 gene encoding peptidyl-prolyl cis-trans isomerase FKBP43-like isoform X2 — MAFWGVEVKPGKPFTHKFDRGRGRLHISQATLGLGSSTMKSLVQCNVGNKSPVFLCALLPDKTESCHLDVEFEEDDGVIFSVIGPRSVHLTGYFLGSGRHSDPDDDTESYGEDIGNTETDASDHSSDEDGYDDSFIDDDNPDVFPTSPVSNDEVVGDEMLDTKKLKERKGRQKRRLKKKYQSCESDDHRSPLKNIISCFSGLESDDDDKFPISFLDKSRKAKDDGPLGKTEDEGMIAINQTNQVDAVLVDGESQSSLLHSEVKVPEDGFGLKKERRERPSVSKSLEADILNSYDALEDKLQHTEEYTHRVGQDLLVKGVEPNHSLLPSNELGVKNHTKSKKKRKERTKEWKTPESGGLKDCKALQDKAEDQKPATDKGSYELLPFSETGSENGGKQKKRRKECAAEGISVEGRANDNNVLKEHTTKQKEDKSEDDHPTSEQDQKFSDIKSVDIDSNHVADGDQPGDKKSKKKKKKSKNQEYKENMDINEPLLPLEGKNRSSKVFEDKNVEAKPSQTRTLSNGLIIEDLGSGKPDGKVAAPGKKITVHYVGKLKENGQIFDSNIGSSPFKFRLGADDIIEGWNVGLDGMRVGDKRRLIIPPSMGYGSQGVAAENIPPNSWLVYEVELIGVR; from the exons ATGGCTTTCTGGG GGGTTGAGGTTAAACCTGGAAAACCGTTCACCCATAAATTTGACAGGGGGAGAGGAAGGCTTCACATTTCTCAG GCAACATTGGGGCTTGGCTCGTCCACAATGAAGAGCTTGGTTCAGTGTAATGTAGGAAATAAGAGTCCAGTTTTCCTATGTGCTTTGTTGCCTGATAAAACAGAATCATGCCATTTGGATGTCGAATTTGAAGAGGATGATGGGGTTATCTTTTCTGTTATTGGTCCTAGAAGCGTTCACCTCACTGGTTATTTTCTGGGTTCTGGTCGGCACTCAGATCCTGATGATGACAC AGAATCCTACGGGGAGGACATTGGAAACACAGAGACAGACGCATCTGATCATTCCAGTGATGAAGATGGGTATGATGATAGCTTTATTGATGACGACAATCCTGATGTTTTTCCAACTTCTCCTGTTTCAAATGATGAAG TGGTTGGGGATGAGATGTTGGATACCAAGAAGCTAAAGGAGAGGAAAGGCAGGCAGAAGAGGCGACTTAAGAAGAAATACCAGTCCTGTGAATCTGATGACCATCGTTCACCACTGAAAAATATTATCAGTTGTTTCTCTGGACTAGAAAGTGATGATGATGACAAATTCCCAATTTCTTTCCTCGATAAAAGTAGAAAAGCCAAAGATGATGGCCCCCTTGGTAAAACAGAAGATGAAGGCATGATTGCGATTAATCAAACAAATCAAGTTGATGCTGTTCTTGTAGATGGTGAGTCACAAAG TTCGTTGCTGCATTCTGAGGTAAAGGTGCCTGAGGATGGCTTTGGACTAAAGAAGGAAAGGAGAGAAAGGCCTAGTGTGAGCAAAAGTCTTGAAGCTGATATCCTTAATTCCTACGATGCCCTTGAAGATAAATTGCAGCACACAGAAGAATATACTCACAGAGTTGGCCAGGATTTGCTTGTGAA GGGAGTTGAGCCAAATCATTCTTTGCTCCCTTCTAATGAGTTGGGCGTCAAGAATCACACTAAgtcaaagaagaaaaggaaagaaaggacgAAGGAATGGAAAACACCAGAGTCTGGTGGTCTTAAAGATTGCAAAGCCCTCCAAGACAAAGCAGAGGATCAGAAGCCAGCTACTGACAA GGGAAGTTACGAGTTGCTGCCTTTTAGTGAAACTGGCTCAGAAAATGGTGGAAAgcaaaagaagagaaggaaagaatGTGCTGCTGAGGGAATATCTGTTGAAGGTAGAGCAAACGATAATAATGTCCTGAAAGAGCATACGACAAAACAGAAAGAAGACAAAAGTGAAGATGATCATCCAACAAGTGAACAAGATCAGAAGTTCTCCGATATTAA GAGTGTTGACATTGATTCCAATCATGTAGCTGATGGAGATCAACCTGGagacaagaaaagtaaaaagaagaaaaagaagagtaaaaatCAGGAGTACAAGGAAAATATGGATATTAATGAGCCTCTATTGCCCTTGGAAGGAAAAAACAGGTCCAGCAAGGTATTTGAGGACAAGAATGTGGAAGCCAAGCCATCTCAAACAAGGACCTTGTCAAATGGGTTGATCATTGAAGACTTAGGAAGTGGTAAGCCTGATGGAAAAGTAGCTGCTCCAGGGAAAAAG ATCACGGTCCACTATGTTGGCAAGTTGAAGGAGAATGGACAAATATTTGACTCAAATATTGGCAGTTCTCCCTTCAAGTTTCGTCTCG GTGCTGATGATATTATAGAAGGATGGAATGTTGGCCTCGATG GAATGCGAGTTGGTGACAAAAGAAGGCTCATTATCCCACCATCTATGGG ATATGGGAGTCAAGGAGTTGCTGCTGAGAATATACCTCCGAACTCTTGGCTTGTATACGAGGTTGAATTGATTGGCGTTCGCTGA
- the LOC131307374 gene encoding peptidyl-prolyl cis-trans isomerase FKBP53-like isoform X1 — protein MAFWGVEVKPGKPFTHKFDRGRGRLHISQATLGLGSSTMKSLVQCNVGNKSPVFLCALLPDKTESCHLDVEFEEDDGVIFSVIGPRSVHLTGYFLGSGRHSDPDDDTESYGEDIGNTETDASDHSSDEDGYDDSFIDDDNPDVFPTSPVSNDEVVGDEMLDTKKLKERKGRQKRRLKKKYQSCESDDHRSPLKNIISCFSGLESDDDDKFPISFLDKSRKAKDDGPLGKTEDEGMIAINQTNQVDAVLVDGESQRGVDLPCSSLLHSEVKVPEDGFGLKKERRERPSVSKSLEADILNSYDALEDKLQHTEEYTHRVGQDLLVKGVEPNHSLLPSNELGVKNHTKSKKKRKERTKEWKTPESGGLKDCKALQDKAEDQKPATDKGSYELLPFSETGSENGGKQKKRRKECAAEGISVEGRANDNNVLKEHTTKQKEDKSEDDHPTSEQDQKFSDIKSVDIDSNHVADGDQPGDKKSKKKKKKSKNQEYKENMDINEPLLPLEGKNRSSKVFEDKNVEAKPSQTRTLSNGLIIEDLGSGKPDGKVAAPGKKITVHYVGKLKENGQIFDSNIGSSPFKFRLGADDIIEGWNVGLDGMRVGDKRRLIIPPSMGYGSQGVAAENIPPNSWLVYEVELIGVR, from the exons ATGGCTTTCTGGG GGGTTGAGGTTAAACCTGGAAAACCGTTCACCCATAAATTTGACAGGGGGAGAGGAAGGCTTCACATTTCTCAG GCAACATTGGGGCTTGGCTCGTCCACAATGAAGAGCTTGGTTCAGTGTAATGTAGGAAATAAGAGTCCAGTTTTCCTATGTGCTTTGTTGCCTGATAAAACAGAATCATGCCATTTGGATGTCGAATTTGAAGAGGATGATGGGGTTATCTTTTCTGTTATTGGTCCTAGAAGCGTTCACCTCACTGGTTATTTTCTGGGTTCTGGTCGGCACTCAGATCCTGATGATGACAC AGAATCCTACGGGGAGGACATTGGAAACACAGAGACAGACGCATCTGATCATTCCAGTGATGAAGATGGGTATGATGATAGCTTTATTGATGACGACAATCCTGATGTTTTTCCAACTTCTCCTGTTTCAAATGATGAAG TGGTTGGGGATGAGATGTTGGATACCAAGAAGCTAAAGGAGAGGAAAGGCAGGCAGAAGAGGCGACTTAAGAAGAAATACCAGTCCTGTGAATCTGATGACCATCGTTCACCACTGAAAAATATTATCAGTTGTTTCTCTGGACTAGAAAGTGATGATGATGACAAATTCCCAATTTCTTTCCTCGATAAAAGTAGAAAAGCCAAAGATGATGGCCCCCTTGGTAAAACAGAAGATGAAGGCATGATTGCGATTAATCAAACAAATCAAGTTGATGCTGTTCTTGTAGATGGTGAGTCACAAAG GGGCGTGGACCTTCCATGTAGTTCGTTGCTGCATTCTGAGGTAAAGGTGCCTGAGGATGGCTTTGGACTAAAGAAGGAAAGGAGAGAAAGGCCTAGTGTGAGCAAAAGTCTTGAAGCTGATATCCTTAATTCCTACGATGCCCTTGAAGATAAATTGCAGCACACAGAAGAATATACTCACAGAGTTGGCCAGGATTTGCTTGTGAA GGGAGTTGAGCCAAATCATTCTTTGCTCCCTTCTAATGAGTTGGGCGTCAAGAATCACACTAAgtcaaagaagaaaaggaaagaaaggacgAAGGAATGGAAAACACCAGAGTCTGGTGGTCTTAAAGATTGCAAAGCCCTCCAAGACAAAGCAGAGGATCAGAAGCCAGCTACTGACAA GGGAAGTTACGAGTTGCTGCCTTTTAGTGAAACTGGCTCAGAAAATGGTGGAAAgcaaaagaagagaaggaaagaatGTGCTGCTGAGGGAATATCTGTTGAAGGTAGAGCAAACGATAATAATGTCCTGAAAGAGCATACGACAAAACAGAAAGAAGACAAAAGTGAAGATGATCATCCAACAAGTGAACAAGATCAGAAGTTCTCCGATATTAA GAGTGTTGACATTGATTCCAATCATGTAGCTGATGGAGATCAACCTGGagacaagaaaagtaaaaagaagaaaaagaagagtaaaaatCAGGAGTACAAGGAAAATATGGATATTAATGAGCCTCTATTGCCCTTGGAAGGAAAAAACAGGTCCAGCAAGGTATTTGAGGACAAGAATGTGGAAGCCAAGCCATCTCAAACAAGGACCTTGTCAAATGGGTTGATCATTGAAGACTTAGGAAGTGGTAAGCCTGATGGAAAAGTAGCTGCTCCAGGGAAAAAG ATCACGGTCCACTATGTTGGCAAGTTGAAGGAGAATGGACAAATATTTGACTCAAATATTGGCAGTTCTCCCTTCAAGTTTCGTCTCG GTGCTGATGATATTATAGAAGGATGGAATGTTGGCCTCGATG GAATGCGAGTTGGTGACAAAAGAAGGCTCATTATCCCACCATCTATGGG ATATGGGAGTCAAGGAGTTGCTGCTGAGAATATACCTCCGAACTCTTGGCTTGTATACGAGGTTGAATTGATTGGCGTTCGCTGA